The Candidatus Omnitrophota bacterium region GCATTACGAATATCGCTATCGATGCTAATCGCGTTATCAACTATGCAACCGATACGAAAGGCATAGTAGGCAAATACGAAGCGGATGGCACCGGTACCTGGATCGCCGTTCTTAATGTCGGCGGCAGCACGGATCGTTCGGATGACCGTCTAGGCGCCATTGCTAAGGATATTTCTCTGGTTACCACCTCGGTTAAGAAAGGCGACAAGCTGCGCATCTTAACAACGGTATCGTTGTCAGACGCCGCCTTCACCAATATTAAACAAGCCCAAGCTGACTTTACAGCGTTTGGCGCTGGTGTTCTGACATTAACTCCTGCAGCCAATCCGACGCAGATCGTTCCTGCGGGCGTTGGTATTGTGAGAGTTACCTTCGAAGCGACGGTAGGCGACGCTCCTATCGCCGATGCGCGCTTGGCGGGAGTTACGATTACCGTCACCGATCCTACGGACAAGACGGATACGAAGGTTGCGCCGGGGATTCACGTCGATCAAGTGGCTCCTTCTGTTGACTCTATCTCCGTCAATTATTACCAGAATGGCGTATTGGAAACGGATGGCGAGATCGATCCCGCTCCAAGTGGAACAATCAACAAAGCGACGGCTACGATTATTGTCGTTGCCACCTATCCTGATTCCTCCGATACGGCTGGCTATCCCGGCAGTTTGATCGGCGCGTTAATGCGTGAGCAACAGAAATACGGAACCGATGTTCTTCAGACAGCAGCCGATGGCGTCGCCTGCACTCTGATGAGAAGCGTCATGAAAATTGATGCGAGACAGTTTGCTCCATCTAACCTGGCCACCTTCCAGGCGAATGGGACGAATCAAGAAGTTGTTCCGACATTCTGGAAATTGGAAGGCGCTGGCCCAACAGCTTATGCCACCGGCTCCTTCTCCAGCATCGTAGCAAGTACAAATACGACATTGACGGCGTACTTCGGCTTCAATCCAGTCGCCGGCGAACTTGGTCAGCAACAAAAACAACCTGGTTTGCAGATCAGTTCCTCGGCTAATGTCGAAAGCGCCTCGTTCCTAGTTTATGCCTTCGATCAACTGGGCAATTATCAGACGCAAAAATCTTCTACATCGATGCAACTCGATGCAAACGCGCCTTCAATTGCAATTCCGTACGTGGATGTTTTGAAGGAAGGCCAAGTCGATGGCGTCAATTATACCAGCGCCGTGTATAACGCCGCTGGGCAGATCGTTCGTCCTACGCGCGTGAAAAACGGTACGAAAGTAACGGCGAAAATCGAAGTAGCCGATACGCCGAAGAGCAGCGATCAAATTTTCACCACGATTCAATCGCTTTATTCCGGCTTCGCGAAAGGCTTTAACGCTTCGTCGCTGGATAGCGTCTCAGTATCCAATGGAGTTTTGGATTTGTCTTCTTACGCTTCCAACAATTTCCACCTCAAGACGTCGGGCGCTGCCGGTACAACGACATTGCTTGTAACCTTCACTGTGGGATCGAATGGCACGACTCCTGCATCGACCTTTACCATGTCGCCTGCGGCGAATGGCGATCCTGTAAATATTGCGAATTACTATAATGGTACAACGGCGGCTGGCATCACCGTTTATGCGACGGATACGAACTATTCCGCCACCGCCCTCAATCAGAACTACAATGCCGGCGTAGCTAGCGGCGTTGGCGTGAACCAATTCCCGATCGAAATCGATACGGAAGGTCCGAGAGTATTGCAACAAGCGATTATCGTCGTCAACAATGAAGTGGAAGTTAACGCCATTGACGCTTCAAGCGTATCTACCTATAACAAGCTTCAGACTGGCGCGAATTACATTGAGAATGTTCCCGCCGGAAAGTATATTGTTTGGGCTGCTACGATGGTCGTTGATGGATCCTCTGCGGGAGATTTCGTAGGTCCGATATTGAGTTGGCGCGAGAAATTGCAGCCCGAAACAGGAGTAAAACGTCTTGAGGACGGTGGAATCTCTGGAAAGAAGTTACTCGTTGAATCCGTTACGAGATCGATCTATCTGGTTACGGACGTTGTGCAAGTCGTAAGCAATCCGCTTTCTAAATTGCCTGTGAAAGTCGGCATTTCCGCTACAGACATATTTGGCAATGCTCTTGTAGGCGAAAATGAAACCATTCAGCTCGCGATCAATGCTAAAGGTCCTAGCGTTACTGAAATGAGCCTCGTTATTGACGGCGTCAATGAAAGTATGGGACCCGCTTACCTTGGCATCGGTCAGAACAGCATAGACGGCGCTTCCGCTTCCTTCGAATTGAAACCGGGTAATAGAATCGTCATTGACGCGACGATTACTCCTTACTCCGGAGAGATTCCACGAGAAATTTATGCTGACCTGAGCGCTTTGTATCCTTCTCAAATAGCGGCTTCCTTCAACAGCATTGTTCCGACTAAGGTGGAATTGACGGGTGAAGGTCTAGTCGTGGCTCAGTGGGATAAAATCTTCTACTTTACCGACGCGTTTAATACGTTTCCCGTTATAACCGACTCGGAAAAGCTCGGTTTATTGAACGGCGTACCCGCCAGCGCTACCCTTGCGACGGCTACAGGCTTGTTTACCTACAATTTGGTTAATTCAGGCGATGTTGCCAACGGCAAGGTTACCAATGCTTCGTTGGCGGAAATCGTAGGATTGCCTTACATTGCCGTCCAATCGAGCGCCTCGCCTTCAAAACAAGCGTTTATTTCTATCAGAGTATTCGACAATCGTTCTGGATTTGACGAGGTTATTACGAAGTCTGCGACCTTCGCCGTAGACTCAAAAAGGCCAACGGCGAGAACCTCGTATATCGTAACAAAGCGGACCTTAGACGATTCTCATCCGAATATTACGAGATTTTCAGCTAGCAATCAGCCTTTACGTGTAGGATTCCCCTTTGCTCCGAACCTTTCTACGGATCTTGCGACGGTGCCAAACCGCGTCCGCAGCGGCGATACGGTCGATTTCAACATTATCTTTACAAATCCACGTATAGATGGATTTGGCGACGACCGGTTTGTCAATATTACGGATAATTACGGTCGATTGATTACCTTGAATACCGACGATGTTGCGACTGCAGAAGCGAACTTGTTGAAGAGCGTTACCGCCGATTTGTCCCCATTCAATTCTACAGGCAGCAATTCCACCCTGTTGAGCGCTCAATACGTCGATTATGTAAGCGGCGTAAATCAATCTACTGTAATATCCGCAACGTACCAGATTGTAATTTCAGATCAAGTTGGTTTGACGGCGACTACATCGAAGGTGATTCGTTTAGTTACAGGGACAATTATGGATGATGCCGGAAATATTCCCGTCAGTTCGAAATGGGATACGGCTACTACCTTGTATCAAGGCGGAAAGAATCCATCGAACGACAACAAACTTGGCGTCGACAATAATCCTCCGAATTTGAGCACCTTATCCGTATCCTTGAATTCGGGCGTAGCTCGTAATTCCAGCGGCGAACAGATCGCGATTGGAGGCATCTTATCCGCCAATTCCGTGGTTGAGCCAAATGCGTCGTTAAAGGTAGCCGTCAGCATGACGGAATCAGTAGACAGCCCATTGGATATCTTCAATAACCAAAACTTCGGCGATATCACAATAAAGGCGGATGGATATACTATCCCGACATCGGAAAGAATTATAAAGAATATCCAATCCTCAGGATCGTACATCTCTGGAAACTTTGTCGTAACGATTCCTGCTCAGGAAGACGGCACTACGATTAGCGCCTTCTCGTTCCTCGTTAGCGCTACGGATAGTCTTGGAAATACGAGTTCGCAACCGTCCAGCGCACTTTATTTGGACGCGTCGCCTGTACTTACCTTAAAGCGTAACAATATCGCTTTGACAACAAATCAATTTACTGTCAATGCCGACAGTACGATAACCGTTGAAGCGGATGGTTTTGACGCTGGCGGTATTCAAAAACTGGAATGGATCATCAATCCTGATCCGGCTGTAGGTTATGCCGCGCAAACGGATGGTCTCGGTTTCGTGAAGACGGCCGAAGATCCAACTCAGACTTTGGATCTGTCGCTCTCCGTTACGCCGGCGTTTAATACCGATCCAAGCGCTACGAATGTTATGATGGCGACAGCATACGCCACGGATATAAGCAATCAAATTGTCAACAGCAGCATGATTACCGTTAACTTCAATCAGCCAGCCATCTTTGATGAAATCTTCCCCGCTACGGAAACGATCGCTTATGTTTCCGATGTCATCAGTGCGACGATTGAAGCGCAAACGCTGGGTTGGAATACGACAGCTGGCGCTGATATTCGCGAAGTAACCATTGAAGAAGGTTCGTCTTTGGCTGTGGTAGTAAGCGCTTCCGATGCGAATCGCAGCGGCAATTTGACCGTAACGGCTTCGATCAGCACGAATCTTACGGCCGACAGTTATATCGCCAAGTTCGATAGTATGGTAGTCGACAGCCAGGCTTCGTTGATCTTTGCCGACGGCATAGGCCAATCGGTGTTCACCTTCGTACCGAAATTCACGGCGATTACTGGTTCTGTCGCATCTGCCACCTTCGATCTCGTTCTAGTAGCTAGCGATGGCAGCGATAGTGATAGTAATGCTATTGCTTCCGACAATGCGACCTTGCGCGTCAATATTCTTCCCAAGAAAGCGATTCCTGAGTTGTCGGTTGTATCTATCACCTCCGGCGACGCGGCGCAATCGGCTACCCTGAAGGATAGCGTTTCGGTTGATGAGAATAAGAAACTAGTCATAGTGTTGCAAGCGACTGATCCGGGTAATGATCCATTGACCTTCGCCTACAATACCGCTCCTACTCCGCTATCTACATTCGAGAAAGTGGAAGAGGGCGCAGGTACATTGAAAGTAACCTTGTCTTATACCCCGACTTATGAAGAATCCGATCTGCCGGCCGTCAATAAGACAGGCGATCCGTTCACGCTTAACTTCTCCTTTACGAATGGAGTCGAGATTGTTTCCAGTTCGAAAGAGATTGATATCGTGAATGTAAGTCAGGCGCCTGTCATTTCAGCCACGGTGAAAGTTGCGGATGGCGAAGCAGCCGTAATCAAGAGCGGCGAATCAGTGAATGCAGAAGCAGGTCAGATTGTACTCTTCAACTTTACCGTTACCGATCCGGATGGCGATGCGATATTCGTCAACCAAAGCGTTAAAATCGGTGATACGCCTATCGATCAGAAGTACATTAAATTCTCGCAATTCGGCACCACTACAATTACTGCGGTTTTGGAAATTACGGTTCCAACCGATGTTACCGAGAATTTGCTTGTACAATTCTCCGCCAACGATTTGAAGGCGACGCAATCGACGGTGTTATTCACCATCAAGACAACGGCGCCTACTCCAACAGCAGCTATCGATGAAGTCGTCGTAGCACAAGGCTTAGGCGGAAGCACGTTAGTAACAATACGTAATTTCGATCCTAATTCTACAACTCCTGTTGGAAACATCATTCGTTCCATTAAGGGTATACCCAATGAAGGCGTAATCGGCGGCGGCCAGACTCGTGGCGCCTACGTAACATTGGGCGATGTTGACGGCGATGGAAAGGTCGATATCGTTTCGACTCATACGGCCATTACCGCTAATGCTAAATTCCCGAACAACTTTATGGTGCGCGATGCAGCCACAAGGTTGCCTGTCGCTCACCCGAAGGATGCGTTCCCGACAGGTACGATAGGAGTTCTTCCGAAACCCGTCGAATACATGCTTGGCGATATGCCCGCCGCCGTTGGCGATTTCATCGGCGCTGGAACTAAGCAGATTGCCATCGCTCAAGGTTTGTACGGCAATGGCCTAATCCGGTTATTTATGTACACGGGTAAACCCGCTCCTAATGGATGGGTTATTGTTGGACAGTTCTCTGGCTTGGCTGGCAATGCCTCGACGAAGAACGCGAGCGATTCGGTTACCTTGGCCGCAGGCGATGTGGATAACGATGGAGTCGACGAATTGCTCGTTGGACAAGGCAATAGCTCGACCTCGCAGACGTTGTTCCATCTCTTGGATATTCAGCAGACGGGCGGAGTCTCAGGCTCGGTTGCCGATGTAGCCAAACGTACTCCGTGGTCTGGATTTGGTCCCAAGTTTGCAGGCAATGGTGGAGCTTCCTACGCCATAGCCGATATCAATGGCGATGGTACGAAGGAAATCGTTGCCGCCAGTCTCGGCGACAATACGGGCAGCGTGACTTCGGCGAAAGGCAGCGTTATTTCAAGCTTCGTGAATGTTATCTTCCCGACAATTGAGAAGGTTGACGGCGTAAATACCGTTACTGGATTTACTTACGCCACACAAGGTACGCAAACCGTCTTCGGAACCGATGTCAATCCATCCGGCGCCTTGAGCATAGCGGCAGGCGAGATTGACGGCGTTGCGGCGAATGGAGCCGAGTTGATTATCGGTACTGGTTCGCTCTATGCCGTTTCCGGCGAGAATACGGTCGATCTGAAGATTGGAAATATTGTAGACATTGGTTCGTTTACGATCACTACAGTCAGCCCCGCTCCTGCTTCTAAGTTCAAGATCGTGAAGCCGCAATTTAGCGGTACGACGCTTAGTTCCTACAGCGGCGTTAAGATCAACAGCGTGGATTATGGCCGGTTTGCAGGCGTTAGCGCATTCGTTGGCGTAACTAATCCGACGAGCGGCGCTGTGTATGTTGGCGCGGCCAATACTGACACTCCGTAAGACTGCTAGATTGAATCTAGTATAATGAAAACTGGGCGGGGAACTCGCAAGGGAACCCCGCCCAGACTTTTTAAAAGCGAGCGATGGTGGCTTTATTATGAAAATCTATCGAATTATAATTCTCTATTTGCTGTTTTTAACTCTTGCCTCTTGTCAAGAGTTCGGTAAATCCAGTTCCCTAGTATCTGTGGATAGAACGAAGGATTTCATACTACTTTTAGATCAAGCGGAAATACAATCCATAAAATTTGGAGTTTTTCCAGCCTTTTATGAAATAAATGGAATTCCGCGAAATTGCATTTTCCAGCATCCGAAAAGCTCGATTACTTATAATAATATTTATATTGGCGACAAAGCCTCGATCGATTTTTTCTACGGAATAAGGGAAGAGTGCTGGAACAAGGAAGGCGATGGCGTTCTTTTTAAAATATCCGCCATCATTCCAGGAAAGACGAAGGAAACATTATTTAGCCAATACATCAATCCAAAAGAAAATGCTAGCGAAAGAAGATGGATGGATGGGCATATCGAATTCGGAGAAATCAAGGACGTTACAGCTTCTATAATATTCGAAACCACTCCTGGACCGGAGGATGATTCAAAAAATATCGTAAACGACTGGGCGTTATGGGGAAATCCGGTTTTGACGTCGAATGGCAGAACCGAGACTCATACGAAAAATAAAAAAACGAATGTAATTCTAATCACAGTCGATACTCTAAGAGCCGATTATCTTCATAGCTATGGAAATACATGGATACAGACGCCATGCATCGATCAAATGGCGAATGAAGGGATTAAATTCGATAATGCTTACGCTCCCATGTCGACGACGACTCCTTCTCATGCCTCGATACTGACATCGCTTTATCCTTACGAACATGGCGTTATCAATAACGACTATCATCTTGCGGAAAGGATTCCCAGGCTGCCGGAAATCTTTCTGGAGATGGGTTATAAGACGGGCGCCGCCGTGAGCGTATTTCATTTAGCCGATAAGACGTCCGGTTTGGGAAAAGGATTCGATGCGTACATGCAAAACGATCCCGCCTGGAGGTTGGAACGAGGAATCGAGGAGTTATCCGTCTTAACCCGGTCCGCCTCCGTAACGACCAATGCCGCTATTCAGTGGCTTGAATCCATTCATAACGATCCATTCTTTCTCTGGATTCATTATTACGATCCCCATGCTCCCTATGACGCCGATGGCGATTTTCACCGCATGTATTATCAAGGAGATCCCAAGAATCCCGAAAATCCAAGTATGAAAAACGCCCTGTTCCGTAACGAATGGAGCGGAACGATCCTCGAATGGGGTCGGAAGTACACGGACCTCGATTATTATAAAAAGGAATACGGAGCGGAAATCAGTTATACGGATTCGCACATCCAACGTTTGTTGGATGCTTTGAAAAGGTTAATGATCGATGAAAATACGTTAATCGTAGTAACGGTGGATCATGGAGAGAATCATGGCGATCATGGCATCTATTTCGATCATTGGTTTTTACGCAAGACGGATTTGCATGTGCCTTTGATTTTCTTCTATCCGAAAAAGTTACCGAAAGGGAAAGTGGTGGATAAGTATGTTTCGTTAATCGATATCGCGCCAACGATACTAGATGTCTTAGGGAAAAGAGATAATTTCATCGCGAAAAATTGCTTCGAGGGGCGATCGCTGCGTCCGTTATGGGAAAAGAAGAAAATCGATTATCCTAAGATTCATCATGCCGAGGGATTATATTATACGGAGATAGCGGCGTGGGACGATCGATTTAAAACGGTATGGGAATTGAGAGACCGGGAATATCACGCAAAAGCCAAATTGAAGGAATCGCGCGTTTTTATTTACGACCTTATCGACGATCCGGATGAAAAATCTCCCGCCGGTTGCTTTATCTGGGGAAAAGAAATCGAAAGACAATCGGGAATCAATTATGATATACAACCCACGGAAATCATAGCTCGCATGAAGATGATCCCGAATGCGGAAGAGTTAAAAACTTACTTGCTAAAAAGCGATGAAGATCATTTTATTAAGAAGGAACTGCTGGAAGACGCAACATTTTTACCTAGGATAATTTCTCTGCTTGAGGAGATGAGAAAGCGCGTAGAACCGCCGCCGGTTATCGATCGCATCAAAAAACTGGGCGACATATCTTCGTTCGACGAATTGGAGTTGAGAAGCGTTCCCATCAGCGATCCCGCATTTATGGAAAGTTTAGAACATTTAGGGTATACCGCTCAATCCAGCAAAAAAGAGGTTCAGAGCGCTACGGCGGATATTGAGAAGGCGACGCCATAAGCTTTCGATTCAATATAGAAATGCACTGGATCGTATTTAGCCAAAGCCAATCTGCTTCGTTACGGCTTTAGGATGATGATCGTTTTTTGAGTTGTAATAATGGCGCTAATCTCGGATGAACCGCTGGGAACATGCTATATTGTTATTGCGCGCTGAAGTGAGATGGGATTATTTCTATAATCAAAAAGCGCAGAAAGAGCAGGGATTCAATTCGTTGCGGGGTTATGCCGATAATGGAATCATGGGTAAATTTTCCGCCGTTGCTATCGGTTTGTTTGAATTATTGAGACAATCGCTCATTGTTTTTTTGTCTTTTTGGTTTTTTCCTCTTGATGGCGCCGGTCAGGCGCCTTCTCATTTAACTATCCCTTACGAATATACGAATGTTTCCATCTTAAATGACGGAAAATTACATTCCTTTCCAATTAATATCGGAGGATTGAGTTACGGAATCGTTGCTGAAGCGACGGTGAGCGTCGATATTCGCCATCCGAAACCGGAATTTTTAGAAGTAACGTTGAGCAGCCCTAACAACTTGGCTTATGCGACTTTGCATCCAATGGGTCAGCCGGGGATTCCCGCTAGTTTTTCTGGAATACAGGGAACATTCGATTATCCTTATACTCCATTCACAGGTTCTTTTTCTAATTTCGCAGGCCGTGATTTTTCAGGCGAGTGGACCTTGAATATCACTGACCATCAATCATCCGTTTCCGGTACTTTAGCGTCGTGGTCTATCGAATTCGATCTGGCGAAGTTGACTTCCTATCGAATTGAAAGCGCTACGCAAAGTATTTTCTTGCAAACGGATGGCTATGGCTGTTTTGGTGATCAAAGCATCGGTTCGGCGATGGGGGCGAAGTTCCGATCCAGCGAAGATGCGAAAGAAAACCGGACCATGTACCATTCCGCTCTCTATCTGGACGATCCAGGCGTATTTCTATCTTCTATGGATTATTTTCCCGCAAAGAATTTGACGTCGGGAGGGCTAATGCCTGGAGGGCGTTTGCCGACAGTGGATGTGGAGTACGCTTCGGAAAACTCCTGGCGCAGCTATTTTATGATCGGGGATTATTCCGTTTCGTTATCGCAACAATTGGTCGAGGACGCCACCCATTCTTACGTTCTACGCCAGGATTACGAGTTTACGCCCTTGGGGCCGAATTCCAAACCGCCGAAGATTATCCGATATATCAATCCGAAAATGGATCCTTCCGAAGGATTGTATTATTATGCGGCATTGAAGATCGATAATCCCGAAAAGCCATTTCTATACGTCTTTAATGACATTAAGCAGGCGACAACGGAGAAGAGCCGTTACGTCGGCATCGGATTCGAATCGCTGGATATGAAAGTTATCGATTATAAAGTCACGGAATGGAGGATGGGAAATCAAGATTCCTTTCCTTATAAAATCGTTAAATATGGAGAGGAGATATTTACAAACAATAAAGCAGTTCCTTTCGTGATTCGCGATGGAGATAAAGATAATGTGACGGATCCGGGGAATGGATTCGATGTGGCGCTAGCGTTGGGGGCGGAGACGGATAGTGCGGGCGTTTTTCACTATACGGCCATTACGCAGTGGGGATACGCTAGTCCTAGCGAGATACTCTACGTCAGTAAGGCGGAAGAGATCGTAGAGGCGACGCCTACGGCGACTCCTGAACCGGTTGAAACGCCGACATTTTTCCCTGAGCCGTCGGATACGCCATTAATACAAACGCCTCAAAGAACGCCTATGCCAACAAGAACGCCGACAGCGACGCGGACGGCTACAAATACGTTTACGCCCTGGCTGACAGCGACGCCAACGATGACGAAGACGCCTACGCCAATCAGAACGGCTACTTTTACTTCGACAAAGGTGCCAACTCGGACGGCGACGCACAGCCGGACGCCGACATCGACGAAAACAATTACTCCTACGCCGACGAATACGCCGCCTGCGCCTACGATGACGTTTACCGCCACGGCGAGTCCTACACAGACGCCAACATTAGCGGCGAGTACTCCTACTCCTTCCGGACTGCAGATTGTGAAGCCTCTTCCCGATCTGCGTTTGCTCCAAGGAGTGGCGGCGCCGTTTCTGCTCGATCTGGACGAGTTCGTTTACGATCCCGATACGCCTGTGGATCAACTGCAATGGCGGATCGAATCGCCTTCGCCTCCCCAATTTGCGATCGACGGAGAGCATCGCTTGTCTTGCGGGGCGTTCGAGCGGACGGGTGATTATGGTTTATTGAAGTTGATCGTAACGGATGGAAAGGATGCGGCGGCGGCGGAATTGCGGGTGAAGGTTTCCTCTTTTCTATTGCGGACGTTTATGGCCCCGCCGGTGATTTTTTCTCCGGGATCGAACGTCTATCAAAGTTCGTATCGTTTAAATGATTTTGTGTTTCGCGGCGCGTCGGAGCAATTAGTGTGGGAAGTGCGAACGCCATTACCGAAAGGGATTAAAAACATCATCATTAATCCCAATACGTCTTTTACGATTTATCGAGATGGAGCGCTGGAGGGTGAAGTGGTTCCGCTTCCCTTCCGGGCGCGGCGAATCGTTGCGGCGCCCACGGCTCTGCCTTCTAACACGCCATCGCCGTCGCCTACGGTTACGCCAACGTTTAGCGCAACGCCTAGTTCTACCCATATGCCAACAGCGGCGTTTACAAGTACTCCCAGCCGGACTCCGACTTTAATTCCAACCGCAACGCCAACAATGACGGCGACATTTACCGCAACCCCAAGTTGGACGCCAACGGTTACGCCGACATGGACTTCAACCTTGACGCCAACGCATACTGCGACGGTTACGCCATCATTTACGCCGACGAATACGTTGACTTATACTCCCACAGTCACACCTACTTTTTCACCGGCTCCGACACGGACTCCGATGCCGACGCCGAATCCCAATTGGACGCCCACACCAACTTGGACGGCGACGGTTTCGCCTACGCCCGAATGCAGCGGCGCTTTCGTCTTTTCGCGGGCGGCGGCGGTTACCGGCTTTGCGGGGCCGATGGATATCGTTAAATATCCGAATCCTGGTTTAACGCCAGAGGGAGAGGGAACGTCTGAACTATTGACTGTTTATTACGATGATGGCGTAGCGGCGTGGCTTCGGCGCGAGGGCGGGGCTTATGCGGCAGAGTATGCTTTCGATGCCGGATATGGAGCGGCGAATCTGGCCGTGGGAGATGCCGATGGTGATGGACTGGCGGACGTCTTCGTTCTGAATACGGCGGAAGAGACGCTTTCGCTTTTCTTACGCACTCCAGAGGGGAATTTCGTCAAAAAGGTGGAGTTGGATTTAAGCGAGGAAAATATTCCCACTATCTTCGACGTGAATCGGGGAATCCGTTTGCAAGCTCTGGCGGCGGGCGATCTCGACGGCGATGGGCGGTCGGAAGCGGTGGCGCGTACTCGAACTTCTTTGATGGCTGTCGCCTATCGCGATGGAGCGTTGCTGATCG contains the following coding sequences:
- a CDS encoding sulfatase, whose product is MDGHIEFGEIKDVTASIIFETTPGPEDDSKNIVNDWALWGNPVLTSNGRTETHTKNKKTNVILITVDTLRADYLHSYGNTWIQTPCIDQMANEGIKFDNAYAPMSTTTPSHASILTSLYPYEHGVINNDYHLAERIPRLPEIFLEMGYKTGAAVSVFHLADKTSGLGKGFDAYMQNDPAWRLERGIEELSVLTRSASVTTNAAIQWLESIHNDPFFLWIHYYDPHAPYDADGDFHRMYYQGDPKNPENPSMKNALFRNEWSGTILEWGRKYTDLDYYKKEYGAEISYTDSHIQRLLDALKRLMIDENTLIVVTVDHGENHGDHGIYFDHWFLRKTDLHVPLIFFYPKKLPKGKVVDKYVSLIDIAPTILDVLGKRDNFIAKNCFEGRSLRPLWEKKKIDYPKIHHAEGLYYTEIAAWDDRFKTVWELRDREYHAKAKLKESRVFIYDLIDDPDEKSPAGCFIWGKEIERQSGINYDIQPTEIIARMKMIPNAEELKTYLLKSDEDHFIKKELLEDATFLPRIISLLEEMRKRVEPPPVIDRIKKLGDISSFDELELRSVPISDPAFMESLEHLGYTAQSSKKEVQSATADIEKATP
- a CDS encoding FG-GAP-like repeat-containing protein; the protein is MNRWEHAILLLRAEVRWDYFYNQKAQKEQGFNSLRGYADNGIMGKFSAVAIGLFELLRQSLIVFLSFWFFPLDGAGQAPSHLTIPYEYTNVSILNDGKLHSFPINIGGLSYGIVAEATVSVDIRHPKPEFLEVTLSSPNNLAYATLHPMGQPGIPASFSGIQGTFDYPYTPFTGSFSNFAGRDFSGEWTLNITDHQSSVSGTLASWSIEFDLAKLTSYRIESATQSIFLQTDGYGCFGDQSIGSAMGAKFRSSEDAKENRTMYHSALYLDDPGVFLSSMDYFPAKNLTSGGLMPGGRLPTVDVEYASENSWRSYFMIGDYSVSLSQQLVEDATHSYVLRQDYEFTPLGPNSKPPKIIRYINPKMDPSEGLYYYAALKIDNPEKPFLYVFNDIKQATTEKSRYVGIGFESLDMKVIDYKVTEWRMGNQDSFPYKIVKYGEEIFTNNKAVPFVIRDGDKDNVTDPGNGFDVALALGAETDSAGVFHYTAITQWGYASPSEILYVSKAEEIVEATPTATPEPVETPTFFPEPSDTPLIQTPQRTPMPTRTPTATRTATNTFTPWLTATPTMTKTPTPIRTATFTSTKVPTRTATHSRTPTSTKTITPTPTNTPPAPTMTFTATASPTQTPTLAASTPTPSGLQIVKPLPDLRLLQGVAAPFLLDLDEFVYDPDTPVDQLQWRIESPSPPQFAIDGEHRLSCGAFERTGDYGLLKLIVTDGKDAAAAELRVKVSSFLLRTFMAPPVIFSPGSNVYQSSYRLNDFVFRGASEQLVWEVRTPLPKGIKNIIINPNTSFTIYRDGALEGEVVPLPFRARRIVAAPTALPSNTPSPSPTVTPTFSATPSSTHMPTAAFTSTPSRTPTLIPTATPTMTATFTATPSWTPTVTPTWTSTLTPTHTATVTPSFTPTNTLTYTPTVTPTFSPAPTRTPMPTPNPNWTPTPTWTATVSPTPECSGAFVFSRAAAVTGFAGPMDIVKYPNPGLTPEGEGTSELLTVYYDDGVAAWLRREGGAYAAEYAFDAGYGAANLAVGDADGDGLADVFVLNTAEETLSLFLRTPEGNFVKKVELDLSEENIPTIFDVNRGIRLQALAAGDLDGDGRSEAVARTRTSLMAVAYRDGALLIAGRTDTLGSTYFLKGRDLDGDGKMETLAGVRTADGVEQAVIYRFVAGGFTLIDTIKTDQDYKGNYPREAVFHDFDGDGILDMGLLLYSGATLLLHGLGDGTFERTGEIHPFPTGLVDAIEFADFDGNGLLDYMVLQRNQDGLVLNIACGGEPMVYAEAAQILVSVSASKTEDYAVALHDMNGDGKVDISIARSLMNDIVIYENQSAAIR